Part of the Sphingomonadaceae bacterium OTU29LAMAA1 genome, ATCGTGATGCTGGTGCTCGCGCTGGCGGCGATCGTGTTGTGGAAGCATGCCGAGAATATCGAGCGGCTGATCGCCGGCACCGAACCGCGGATCGGACGCAAGGACGCGATCGACGAGGCTGGTGCGCTTTCCGATGGCTGAGCGCGATGTCGCGCGCCTCCGACTGATCCGTACGCCGGGGATCGGTCCGGTCACCTATCGTCAGTTGATCGCGCGCTTCGGCACCGCCGCAGCGGCGCTGGAAATGCTGCCGACGCTCGCGCGTCGCGGCGGCGGGGCGGCGCCGACGATAGCCGATGCGGGGATGATCGCGCGCGAGATGGCGGCGACGGCGCGGCTCGGTGCGCACTACCTGTTCCTCGACGATCCCGACTATCCGGCGCTGCTGGCCGAGATCGATACCGCGCCGCCAGCGCTGATCGTGCGGGGCGACCTGGCGCTGACGCGGCAGATGTGCGTCGCGATCGTCGGCGCGCGCAATGCGTCGGCCGCGGCGTGTCGCTTCGCGCGGACGCTCGGCTACGAACTGGCGGCAGAGGGGGTGACCGTCGTCAGCGGGCTGGCGCGCGGGATCGACACTGCGGCGCATGTCGGCGCTATGCCGCGGACGATCGGCGTCATCGCCAGCGGCGTCGACGTGGTCTTCCCGCCGGAAAATGCCGGCCTGCAGGAACAAGTGGCGTCCGGGGGCCTGCTGATCGCCGAACAACCGCCCGGGACGCAGCCGCTTGCGCGCCATTTCCCGTCACGCAACCGGATCATCGCCGGGCTGGCGCTCGGCACGGTGGTGGTCGAGGCGGCGCTCCGCTCCGGATCGCTGATCACCGCGCGTCTGGCGAACGAGGCCGGGCGCGAGGTGATGGCGGTTCCCGGCAGCCCGCTCGATCCACGCGCGCAGGGCTGCAACCTCCTGATCCGCGAAGGCGCGACGCTGATCCAGACCGCCGCCGACGTGCTGGAACAGCTGCGCCCGATCGACCCACGCGGCGTCCGCATGCCTACGTCCAACTATGGCGGCCCGCCGCCGGCGGATGCGAGCGACGCCGATCGTGCGCGGATCGCCGGTTTGCTGGGGCCGGTGCCGGTTACGGTCGACGAGTTGATCCGCCAGAGCCACGTCGCCCCGGCGATCGTACAGACCGTGCTGCTGGAACTGGAGCTTGCCGGCCGGCTGGAACGCCAAGCCGGCGGACGCGTCAGCCTGGTGTTGTGATCACCCTGCCGCTACGTCCTTGCGCGCCGCATAGCGCCCGATCAGCAGCGTGATGACCGGGCTGCCGAGTGTCAGCACCACCAGCGCGGCGACCCACGTCACCATCCCGGCGGCGAACGCGCAGACGCCGATCGCGATCGCGATCCAGCTGCGCCGCAAAAAAGGCCGCATGTCCGCCACCGTCAGCCCGTCGTCGAGCAGCTCGGGCGAGGCGGCGATGCTGCGGATCAACTGGCGGTTGACCAGCCCCAGCACGATCAGCCAGCCGGTGTAGAAACCGATCCCGACTCGCAGCTGGACGTATTCGCTGATCACCGCCGTCGGGAATGGCATGAAGGCGACCGCCAGCAACAGCAGCAGGTTGACCGTCGTCAGCCGCCGGTTACTCGCACGCAGCAATCCCATCACCTCGTGGTGCGTCAGCCAGAACCGGCCGAGCACCAGAAAGCTGACCAGAAAGCCGATGTAGTTCGGAATGAGGACGAGCAGCGCATTGCCGAGTTCGGGGCCGGTGGCGTGGTGCAGGTGCGGCAACTTCACCTCGACCACCAGCAGCGTCATTGCGATGGCGAACACCGCGTCGGAAAAGAAGGTCAGTCGTTCCAGCTGCTTACGGTCGCGATCGGCGCCATGCGTGGCGTCGATCATGCTGCCCCGCTCCGGTACGGCTTGCGCTTCCGGTTCGTCGAACCCCACATCATACCCCAATCCCGTTGACAGCCGCCCCATCGGCTTTCCACCCTCGCGCGTACACGTAAGGACGCTATTCCACCACCATGCAGCTCGTCATCGTCGAATCGCCCGCCAAGGCGAAAACCATCGAAAAGTACCTCGGTTCGGACTTCCGGGTCCTCGCCTCCTATGGTCACGTCCGGGACCTGCCGGCGCGCGACGGTTCGGTGAATCCGGACGACAACTTCGCGATGGAGTGGGAGAACTATGCGGACAAGTCCAAGCAGCTGAAGGCGATCGCCGATCTGTCGAAGATCGCGGACCGCCTGATCCTGGCGACCGATCCGGATCGCGAGGGCGAGGCGATCAGCTGGCACGTGCAGGAGGTGCTGCGCAACCGCAAGGCGCTGCCCAAGGACGTGCAGCGGGTGACGTTCAACGCGATCACCAAGGCGGCGGTGACGACGGCGATGCAGAACCCGCGCGAGCTGGATACCGACCTGATCGACGCATACCGCGCGCGGCGGGCGCTGGATTATCTGGTCGGGTTCACGCTGTCGCCGGTGCTGTGGCGCAAGCTGCCAGGGGCCAAGTCGGCGGGGCGCGTCCAGTCGGTGGCGCTGCGGCTGATCGTCCAGCGCGAGCGCGAGATCGACGTGTTCAAACCGCAGGAATATTGGTCGGTTACCGCCGCGATGGAGCAGGACGGCACGCCCTTCGTCGCGCGACTGGTGCAATGGGAGGGCAGGAAGCTCGACCGGCTGTCGATCGGCAATGAAGGCGACGCGCTGAAGGCGAAGACCTCGGTCGAGGAAGGCCGCTTCTCGGTCCAGACCGTCGAGACCAAGCCCGCAACGCGCAACCCGCCGCCGCCGTTCACGACGTCGACGTTGCAGCAGGAGGCGGCGCGCAAGCTCGGCTTCTCGGCGGATCATACGATGCGGATCGCGCAAGGACTCTACGAAGACGGCGCGATCACGTACATGCGGACCGACGGCGTGCAGATG contains:
- a CDS encoding TMEM175 family protein, which gives rise to MGRLSTGLGYDVGFDEPEAQAVPERGSMIDATHGADRDRKQLERLTFFSDAVFAIAMTLLVVEVKLPHLHHATGPELGNALLVLIPNYIGFLVSFLVLGRFWLTHHEVMGLLRASNRRLTTVNLLLLLAVAFMPFPTAVISEYVQLRVGIGFYTGWLIVLGLVNRQLIRSIAASPELLDDGLTVADMRPFLRRSWIAIAIGVCAFAAGMVTWVAALVVLTLGSPVITLLIGRYAARKDVAAG
- the dprA gene encoding DNA-processing protein DprA yields the protein MAERDVARLRLIRTPGIGPVTYRQLIARFGTAAAALEMLPTLARRGGGAAPTIADAGMIAREMAATARLGAHYLFLDDPDYPALLAEIDTAPPALIVRGDLALTRQMCVAIVGARNASAAACRFARTLGYELAAEGVTVVSGLARGIDTAAHVGAMPRTIGVIASGVDVVFPPENAGLQEQVASGGLLIAEQPPGTQPLARHFPSRNRIIAGLALGTVVVEAALRSGSLITARLANEAGREVMAVPGSPLDPRAQGCNLLIREGATLIQTAADVLEQLRPIDPRGVRMPTSNYGGPPPADASDADRARIAGLLGPVPVTVDELIRQSHVAPAIVQTVLLELELAGRLERQAGGRVSLVL